One segment of Chroicocephalus ridibundus chromosome 25, bChrRid1.1, whole genome shotgun sequence DNA contains the following:
- the LOC134527034 gene encoding olfactory receptor 14J1-like: protein LHYGTLLGSRACVHMAAAAWGSGFLYALLHTANTFSLPLCQGNALDQFFCEIPQILKLSCSHSDSLREVGLLVVSALIAFVCFVFIVLSYVQIFRAVLRIPSEQGRHKAFSTCLPHLAVVSLFLSTGIFTYLKPPSISSPILDLVLAVLYSVVPPDTPGKLPQGNGRIPG from the exons ctgcactacgggaccctcctgggcagcagagcttgtgtccacatggcagcagctgcctggggcagtgggtttctctatgctctcctgcacacggccaatacattttccctgcccctctgccagggcaatgccctggaccagttcttctgtgaaatcccccagatcctcaagctctcctgctcacactcagactccctcagggaagttgggcttctagTTGTTAGTGCCttgattgcttttgtttgctttgttttcatcgtgctgtcctatgtgcagatcttcagggccgtgctgaggatcccctctgagcagggacggcacaaagccttttccacgtgcctccctcacctggccgtggtctccctgtttctcagcactggcATCTTtacctacctgaagcccccctccatctcctcccccattCTAGACCTAgtgctggcagtgctgtactccgtggtgcctcca gacaccccagggaagctgccacagGGCAATGGTCGCATACCCGGCTAG